Proteins encoded within one genomic window of Panicum virgatum strain AP13 chromosome 1N, P.virgatum_v5, whole genome shotgun sequence:
- the LOC120656451 gene encoding protein TIC 20-I, chloroplastic-like, protein MFPCHGVATANAHLLGVAGARYGSPARPFLRARPAFLSLRDPAFCHEQKSFALRAGADFHRHVVSSSFAKYDPIKGIKPLPFPKLRPRTQVGCQASLSSFSYPELTSKPKWWWRSLACVPYLLPLHNMWTYADAIFQLHPYLQRFSLLYAFIDTMALLPGWLFLVIFLTIYFFVVRRKWSPHFLRFHIILAILLDTGSQALATACNWSPSIVFQGKPMAYFWMTMTFIQIFTVVECMRCALSGAYANIPFISHTAFIHSDLNLFR, encoded by the exons ATGTTTCCCTGTCACGGAGTTGCTACCGCGAATGCTCACCTGCTTGGTGTTGCTGGCGCCCGATATGGTTCCCCCGCGCGGCCGTTTCTGCGTGCTAGACCGGCGTTTCTGAGCCTGCGGGATCCTGCATTTTGTCATGAGCAGAAATCCTTCGCTTTGAGAG CTGGTGCGGATTTTCATCGTCATGTTGTATCTTCATCCTTTGCAAAGTATGATCCCATCAAGGGCATCAAGCCGCTGCCATTCCCAAAATTGCGCCCAAGAACTCAAGTTGGTTGTCAGGCATCTTTGTCATCATTCAGCTATCCTGAGTTAACTTCCAAACCTAAATGGTGGTGGAGGTCCCTGGCATGTGTGCCTTATCTTCTGCCACTGCACAACATGTGGACATACGCAGATGCTATCTTCCAGCTTCATCCATATTTGCAAAGATTTAGCCTGCTTTATGCCTTCATTGATACAATGGCCCTACTCCCTGGGTGGCTTTTTCTGGTTATCTTCTTGACCATATACTTCTTTGTTGTCAGGCGGAAGTGGTCACCACACTTCTTGCGGTTTCACATCATATTGGCTATCCTGCTCGATACAGGCTCACAAGCTCTGGCCACAGCGTGCAACTGGAGCCCAAGCATTGTATTCCAGGGTAAACCTATGGCATATTTCTGGATGACAATGACCTTCATTCAGATCTTCACGGTTGTTGAATGCATGAGGTGTGCGCTTTCAGGGGCGTATGCTAACATTCCATTTATATCTCACACGGCATTCATCCATTCAGATCTTAACCTGTTCAGGTAG
- the LOC120656448 gene encoding UDP-rhamnose/UDP-galactose transporter 6-like isoform X2: MAPGSKAERKAALDAGAWMFNVVTSVGIIMVNKALMATHGFSFATTLTGLHFATTTLMTQVMKWLGYIQPSYLPLLELVKFVFFANLSIVGMNVSLMWNSVGFYQIAKLCIIPVLCILEILFDKVRYSRDTKLSIVLVLVGVAVCTVTDVSVNSQGLLAAVIAVWSTALQQHYVHHLQRKYSLGSFNLLGHTAPAQAASLLVLGPFVDFWLTNKRVDTFNYTSIVTFFIVLSCIIAVGTNLSQFICIGRFTAVSFQVLGHMKTILVLTLGFLFFGKEGLNFHVALGMLLAVIGMIWYGNASSKPGGKERQVYSTPSEKTQKHGILSSQSELDQKV; the protein is encoded by the exons ATGGCACCAGGAAGCAAGGCAGAGAGAAAAGCAGCATTAGATGCTGGGGCATGGATGTTCAATGTTGTAACATCAGTTGGTATCATCATGGTCAACAAAGCCTTGATGGCAACACATGGTTTTAGTTTTG CTACAACACTGACTGGACTTCACTTTGCAACCACAACCTTGATGACACAAGTAATGAAATGGCTTGGATATATTCAGCCATCCTATTTGCCATTACTGGAACTAGTAAAGTTTGTCTTTTTTGCAAACCTATCCATCGTTGGAATGAATGTTAGTTTGATGTGGAACTCGGTTGGATTCTATCAG ATTGCGAAGTTGTGTATCATTCCAGTTTTGTGCATTCTGGAAATCCTATTTGACAAAGTCCGTTACTCGAGAGATACAAAGCTCAGTATAGTGCTTGTCCTGGTAGGGGTTGCTGTATGTACTGTGACTGATGTTAGTGTGAACTCTCAAGGGTTATTAGCGGCAGTAATAGCTGTTTGGAGCACAGCGCTACAACAGCAT TATGTTCATCACCTTCAGCGAAAGTACTCGCTCGGTTCATTTAACCTCTTAGGTCATACTGCTCCTGCTCAGGCAGCATCACTGTTAGTATTGGGCCCTTTTGTGGACTTCTGGCTGACCAACAAAAGAGTTGATACTTTTAACTACACATCAATAGTTACG TTCTTCATTGTGCTGTCATGCATAATTGCTGTTGGCACCAACCTAAGCCAATTCATATGCATCGGAAGATTCACAGCTGTCTCATTCCAAGTTCTAGGCCACATGAAGACGATTCTCGTGTTGACCTTGGGGTTCCTTTTCTTTGGCAAAGAGGGCCTCAATTTCCATGTCGCCCTTGGCATGCTTCTGGCTGTCATCGGCATGATTTGGTATGGGAATGCGTCGTCGAAACCTGGAGGGAAAGAGCGCCAGGTTTACTCAACACCAAGTGAGAAAACTCAGAAGCACGGGATACTGTCCTCGCAGTCTGAGCTTGATCAGAAAGTTTGA
- the LOC120656448 gene encoding UDP-rhamnose/UDP-galactose transporter 6-like isoform X1 — protein MAPGSKAERKAALDAGAWMFNVVTSVGIIMVNKALMATHGFSFATTLTGLHFATTTLMTQVMKWLGYIQPSYLPLLELVKFVFFANLSIVGMNVSLMWNSVGFYQVKTVTLVFCQYMIQNVCSELCVLLFQIAKLCIIPVLCILEILFDKVRYSRDTKLSIVLVLVGVAVCTVTDVSVNSQGLLAAVIAVWSTALQQHYVHHLQRKYSLGSFNLLGHTAPAQAASLLVLGPFVDFWLTNKRVDTFNYTSIVTFFIVLSCIIAVGTNLSQFICIGRFTAVSFQVLGHMKTILVLTLGFLFFGKEGLNFHVALGMLLAVIGMIWYGNASSKPGGKERQVYSTPSEKTQKHGILSSQSELDQKV, from the exons ATGGCACCAGGAAGCAAGGCAGAGAGAAAAGCAGCATTAGATGCTGGGGCATGGATGTTCAATGTTGTAACATCAGTTGGTATCATCATGGTCAACAAAGCCTTGATGGCAACACATGGTTTTAGTTTTG CTACAACACTGACTGGACTTCACTTTGCAACCACAACCTTGATGACACAAGTAATGAAATGGCTTGGATATATTCAGCCATCCTATTTGCCATTACTGGAACTAGTAAAGTTTGTCTTTTTTGCAAACCTATCCATCGTTGGAATGAATGTTAGTTTGATGTGGAACTCGGTTGGATTCTATCAGGTGAAGACAGTAACTTTGGTATTTTGTCAGTATATGATTCAAAATGTATGTAGTGAACTGTGTGTCTTGCTTTTTCAGATTGCGAAGTTGTGTATCATTCCAGTTTTGTGCATTCTGGAAATCCTATTTGACAAAGTCCGTTACTCGAGAGATACAAAGCTCAGTATAGTGCTTGTCCTGGTAGGGGTTGCTGTATGTACTGTGACTGATGTTAGTGTGAACTCTCAAGGGTTATTAGCGGCAGTAATAGCTGTTTGGAGCACAGCGCTACAACAGCAT TATGTTCATCACCTTCAGCGAAAGTACTCGCTCGGTTCATTTAACCTCTTAGGTCATACTGCTCCTGCTCAGGCAGCATCACTGTTAGTATTGGGCCCTTTTGTGGACTTCTGGCTGACCAACAAAAGAGTTGATACTTTTAACTACACATCAATAGTTACG TTCTTCATTGTGCTGTCATGCATAATTGCTGTTGGCACCAACCTAAGCCAATTCATATGCATCGGAAGATTCACAGCTGTCTCATTCCAAGTTCTAGGCCACATGAAGACGATTCTCGTGTTGACCTTGGGGTTCCTTTTCTTTGGCAAAGAGGGCCTCAATTTCCATGTCGCCCTTGGCATGCTTCTGGCTGTCATCGGCATGATTTGGTATGGGAATGCGTCGTCGAAACCTGGAGGGAAAGAGCGCCAGGTTTACTCAACACCAAGTGAGAAAACTCAGAAGCACGGGATACTGTCCTCGCAGTCTGAGCTTGATCAGAAAGTTTGA